The Salvelinus alpinus chromosome 3, SLU_Salpinus.1, whole genome shotgun sequence genome segment gctacccttagctgacaactcaaccaaatgtaaatgtaaatcaaaactagacgttgaactgacgtctgtgcccagtggggtagGTCTGACCACACCTGGtcagcacacagcacacaaaaATGACATAAAACAGAGGATATATAATGTAGTACTACACCCAGTATTTGAGGAAACAGTGGATAACGTGGATAGCAAATCATAGTATAATTTTGGGCAACTGAATAACATTTTGGGGAACACAGCCTGTAGCGGTGTGTTGGTAAAATCACCAGGGAAGCAAAGCCAGGGAAAAAAGCCAAATTACAACCTATGTGTAGTGACAATTGCGTTGTTTTAATCACCTATGcgtagtctaatacagtgacaactaaaatataacaaaaacgatttagtccaatcaatgtaagctaaatatgattgtccatggctgtccatggtactgatttctgtgtgtgtgtgtgtgtgtgcgtccgtagGTGCAGAAAAAATATGTtcactcaccctacttgtagagaaacgccaatgccatccgcCTCCTTCATGTTGCTTAAacagtctatgactctgtcatacagtacacacttttagtttttgttttcCTAGGATACCTGGCTAAAatacttgctcgctagcctaacttcctttcatgggcaactaTAAGCCAGCTacttaacattagcctactacatctagctacatatcgAACTTCCATCTTCTCAGGCAAGGAGCACAGTGTAtgcatttatggttggatcagaattgccgttataatcattggccagtactgagaattaagtaaaactacaagtccaaatccctacctccatccatggctaatttaggaaagggacgattTTACAAGCTAGCCAACGGAGGAAAACAGcacaacaagatgcaacaattcTAGTTTTCTGTCAATTCAGGGATTcagagtgtttaatagtcacatgtacacgGTTGCAGGCTctgagctccaacatgcaggacaaagtgaaataaaataatgaaaatggtAATAAAAGACAGCTATAGAAATAGCACTATATACACCATAACAACTGTAGCAGTGATGAATAAATACATGTCCATTAGGGTGGAGGCAGAGAAAAGACTGGAGGGAATGTTCATAGGGGGAGTagcaggggggaggagggagtaagTAGGTGGctagtagtggtggagtaggtagtgtgattggtgtgaagccaaattcaAACTGACTTTCctttacactttttttttggtgcgtcaggaccattcacagctgagctcgcttagtttagctcaacgctgattggctattattaaaaaatatatatatatcaagggACGCCAAATGCTGGCTGGCTTCCCATACATTCAATGCtccgggcggcaacaatgtcatactctttttgaccaaaCAGCATaggaggggcggcagggtagcctagtggttcgagcgttggattagtaaccgaaaggttgcaagattgaatccctgagctgacaaggtaaaaatctgtcgttttgcccctgaacaaggcagttaacccactaggccgtcattgaaaataagaatttgttcttaactgacttgcctagttaaataaaggtaaaatacataGACAGAGGGTCACTGTTTGTTCGCTTGGACATTTTCTCTGGTGAgttacattcagcctcttgtgaattgaaagaaatttataaaacacagagagacaaaagatacattatttagtatgttttttgttttggtccttttttgggggaagcctggcttcccttggcatccatgaatacacgccactgaacACAGCTATCTGAACGTAGAATTAACATTCCTTAACAGCCACAATGAATGACCTGTATGTCCATAAGATTAGTGCAATGTAGCCATGGATTCTGAACAGTCGTTGTCGGCTAATTGGGAAAAGAGAGACTCCGAAAGTGTTGTCACTTTTTCAAAGTATGCTGCTActcattgtttattatctacaattagtcactttacccctacctacatgtacaaatttccttgactaacctgtaccccctcacattgactcggtacacaatgtatatagcctcgttattgttattttattgtgttactttttatttattactgtagtttatttggtaaatatattCTAAACCCTCcagctgcattgttggttaagggcttgcaagtaagcatttcacgataaggttgtattctacacctgttgtattgtgacaaataacaaataaagtttgatttgagtaCCTCACTAATAGTTGTTTTTGATCCCACTCAAAGCTATGCAATAGGGGACTGCAATCAGTTTAGATTGTGTCCTAATGAGACACAGATTAAACGGATTGAACTCTTTCAAAACAAGGCTCTGAATGTatcaaaaatgaataaaaattcAAACAGCAATCTAAATGTCTCTTATGGAATGGGCTGCTTTTCAATCACAAGAATGATTGATTTGTTCTTGCTTGTCGAGAGTCTTTAGTTTAAAAGTGTATATCCACTCAAACACGGTGGCCCATATAGTGTTACAATATGTAAAACAGATGACTTACCCAACAATGTCTGGCTATTAATACAATTAGCATTGGATGTGTTATCAGCCCTTGATATGTTGTACACACAGGCCATGTCCATAAAATAACATTTTCAGAGTGCACACCATATGGGTGCCATAATGCCCCCTACTGGTATTAGGTGTGATGGGAATTCCGAGTATTTTCGGTGAGCCGGCTGTTTTGGCTCCATTCGCATAAAAGAGAGGCTCATTTGGCTCCCAAATGGCTCTTCGTTGAAAATGCTTAAAAATCGAACTAGAATCGTGAAATAAATGACAAATCTCCAATGTAAAGCCCAAATGGTAGGATACCATTATGTCAGATCATGAAATGTGTGTTCAAAAATGTTTTCCCTGGCCAAATTATTTGGTGACCTGTATTTTTTTTTGCACACCGAAAAAAATCAGTGTGGACCAGATTGATGTGCTCGCCCCAATATTTATTGTTTCTGCAATGAGAATTCACCCTCTTTAGAGAATTATTTTGTAACTTATGTACAGACAAAAGTTGTTTTGAGCAACAAAATTAAATTAAAAGCAGTATTAGCAGTATACAAAAGTTTATAGCGCACAGCTTTTATCCAAAAGGTTTGCCTTTCAAATATAGTTTTCATTGATTAAGTCAATTAATCAATGTCCTGTTTGGCCTATAGGGTGTGATGTGGCTGTTACATTTCAAGCTTCAATATACTAGATTATTACATAACAGTTAAGTATAAACAAGACTTCAGTtcagaggcgtcatgcccatagggggcacagggGCACGTGCCCTCTTAGATCTGCCCTGTTTGTAGACCCTTTTCTGCAGTTGAATGACCAAAGCGCCCTCTAGTGGCCACATGGGTGGAACGTTCATATTTTTTTGAATTTCAAAATTACTAAACTTTTAAAAaattaataatacaaaaaatctggtgtttctatgtcaaaccattttgttatatttcagtcttctgtgatgtatataaagtgcaatattgggatgcaaactcaaaatgttatAAATGTCAACTCAATATCTAACATGgaacaggtgtcttctttttttaaagctcaaaaccatgtgtgtgaggtgtatacttctatttcaaagtagatttgtttaagactaccaagaaatacTCTATGTGAccttgatttagcccactgcagtaaaaggtaaTACTACTAGTCACAAAGCAATTTTATagagttggctttagctagcccagataggttcccaatctcccaactagctaccaagaggccatttcaggctatcaatcaagtagCTAGCTTGTCCAACTATCTGCATGCCTATAGGCATGCCTGCAGGAAAAGTTGGTAGACTATAAAAATAAGCAATAACtgtaaatgtactgaataagactctcattcctttcaatcttttacccagattttagcttAGATATGCAGGGAAAATAAGACATATTTTTTACAAATAATTAAGAACAATGAATATGGCTCTAGATAGCAGGGGAAATCTATTTCAGATGTTTGAAATATGCACAATTTTCCAACTTATGGCCACCACCCCCCAGCCATCCTGTTCTTTGTACCACCTCAGATTTTTGGGGTGCATGATGCCCCTGCTTCAGTTGATTTAATAAATAACACattcaataaaacattttaaattacACAGAAAACATCACCAGTGAAAACACATTTAGCAATACACAGCATTCATTCACATCACATTCATAGCAAACCATCATCACGAAATACACAAAGTCCATCGACATGGCTTTGATGACTCAATCCACGTCCACCACGTCCAATGCAGAGAAAGGctctcttcagaaatgttcaatcACTCTGTGAAAAGATGAAACTCATTTTATCAACTCGCTTTACTTGCTGACAAAGACAAGTGTGAAGTAGGCTAATAAATATGCCAATAATAAGGACTGTTGGAAAATGCTTTTAGGTGAGTTGGAGGTATATTCTTGCTGTACTAACCAGATCATCAAGATCATCCATCGCAGGTGGCTCTCCTTTCTTGCTCCCTAAATCCTGAATCATCTGAAATGGAAAACCATGAATTAAAGTCACACTCCGTAAGATGGCAAACCTTCAAACATAGACATAAGCCTATTTGGCAGAGTTACACTTACTTCCGCATATTGTTCGTACTCCGCCATTCCCTCATCCTCTTCGTTCGCCCAGTCTCTCCAGTTTTCGAAGTCTACAGCCAACCAATTTGGCTACAAGGGACATAATAATGATGGAAGAGAGGGAACATGTTGATAGACATTCTTTCTGGTTGAAGATAGACTCTATAATATGACGGCTTCATAGCATCGCATGGTGACTTTCTGTTTTCAGAAGTCAGCAAtaacatcatttgaatcagcCAAGACAATTGTCTCTTTCCAGTGTGAGCATGCCCCAAGGGAGGGCACAAATCGTCTTTGTCGCCCCACTGTTTATGATGATGTCatattgctgagtctacctttaacacATGAAGCATTTGTCCACCCTTACATTGCTCTTAACTATTCTCAGCGGAAGACCAAATGTTCCAGTACCTTGAGATTGGCATCTTTCTGAAGACGAGGCCATGCTACATTTTCTTTAACCTTCCTGATCAAGATGTGGATACTGCGATCATAGATTTTCACTTGAGAGTCCTGTTAGAGAAATACACAGTGATGTACTACAGTATCCATAATTCTCTGTAACTTGTATCTGGTTTTTAATACATTACAGTGCTGAATACTGAAGCATAGTGTTTTCTATGTTAGTTGTGAGGAGCAAATGAACTTTGATATGAGAAAAAAAAGTGGATCCTTACGAATTTAATTACTTTGTCGTAGAAGTAAATGTGATTGTACATGTTGTTGTCGTCAACGTCTTTGCAACTGTCATAGACACAAATCCACAGAGACATACAATGTCATTAAACGTAGGCTATAACGCAACACTTTGCAATAATAACATATACTATTTATAAGCGCAATGTACAGTCATTATAGAGTGATAACACAGGCCTGTTTGTGAaatcacacacacttacacacacacacatagacacacacactatttCGACTAATACAACTTGCTAGATCACACACTTTAGGGTTACAAATTGATCAAACTCACCTTAAAACTATATAGGTATCCTGAATATCAACCTCAACATCCTTGGGGTTTTGCACCATGAAGTTAATGGCCAAATATTTCTTCTTGTCATACCATAGAGTCTGTGCTCCTTGACTATCgataaaaacaaacaaatcatCATTAAAATATTGTTATATTGCATATGTTAACAGACTAATCACTAAATACAATTTTattataatgtaacaaaatgtattttcatttgCATTATATGCCCAATTTACAAGGGATCTACCAACTGGCTAAAAGCACATGGGATAAGAGACCTGGAAACTTCATTTTACAGCGCTAGTGTATAAACCTAGTCTGTCAAATTAGAAAACTGCTTCTTAGCAATACATACCACTCCTCTGGTCTGGGAAGGTTTTTTGGTAACATGGCCATCTTGTTGGTACTTTGTTGATTCTAGGGAGATAATATGCTCCTGGACGTTTATGGTTCTTTTGAAGTTGACTGAGAAAGCAAGTAGCCTACTCAGAATAGTTAGCAGTATATCTACTAGGACCTGCACTATTTTTAGATCAGCTGGTATCAGCTGCTAGGGGTACatatcccctcccccctccacttcCCTATCCCTATAGGCTGTAGTGGAACTCTCTGGAAAGAAGGGGCATTTTCAGTTTTCACTCCAGGACCACCCCACCTTCTGTGACTCAAGAAGATGGGGGAGGGAAATGAAAAGCTTGCCAGAAGACAGACAGAAACTGATAGCTGCCTCATTTGACATTTTTAAATAGGGTTGAAGAACTTATTGTCAATATGCTTATTATTGGTCAAAATTGGAATACAAATAGACTCAAAGTTGTGGAAGAAAGTCACACAACAGTCACACACCTGGCCTACAAAATGTGGGACATTGCTACATATTCATATTATTTAAATAGCTAAAGTGGATGAAAATAGTATTACCTGGATACTTTTAATTTCAGTGCATTTCCATAAGTTGTCTCAATAAATGCAAGAACCCATTCTCGTGGGAAAAGTATTTCAGCAGCTTTTATTTTGAATGCAGAAGCTGAAAATTGGAAATACCACAGTTGCTAACTTAGTTGGTCAGAATCGTCAGAATtaacttttcgtagcaggttagtaGAACTTAagcagcaggttaggagcattaacgtagcaggttaggagaattaggttaaggttaggaaaatggTTAGGGTTATCTAAAATGCAACAATTTATGTTAATGTCATGGAAATTACCATCAGGGACACCTGAAGTCAATATTAAATGAATCAttctttattttcagcaaactggagaggttccaacaaacttaatgcaccatagtacacgtcAGTCTGGAGCTCTCccggggcagtcccgttagttctcttatatacttctttcacagacaagttatatttgcatgatttagcttattcattaTTCATAATTAATTAATAATTAGCGTTTGGTTCCTGCATGTGACTGGCACCGTCTCCTATCTTAACTTATAGAACATATTCTGGGCGTTCAACCAAAAGGTTTGAGGAGGGGGTCATGATCATCTCTACCCAGCACCTACAGGAATCAATGATTGTATGAGACAAGATGTACAATTCAAGGTTTTCTCTTCagacaacattttccatcacatTAATttgacaagctagctagctactggagTGCGTTCATTTCGCTTGAACGTTTGCTATGTTGTGAAACGGCTTTTACTGAACATCACGTTTCCCCAAAATGTTCTTGTACATTCTTTCGAACAGACTTTGAGTGATGTCTGCTCTGTTCGGTGGGCAATCTGCAGCAACCTCTCTTCATACTTATTTTGGTAAATTTATAAGATAGGACAAGCGGGAAGCGGGGACAGTCCAGTACAGTAGGGGACGTTAATGGGCGGGGCCACAATGATAGCTAGCCATACACCGTTAGACTGTGGCCTGTCGGAAACTGTTTTCTGTTAATGATGCTAAGGGCAGGTGTTCGGCAGGCAGGAGTGAAGGACACTGTGTGCTAGCTTAGCCAGCTAGTCCTAAggaggactccggtacacagcagacGGGGGCGACACTGTGTGCTAGCTAGCACATGGTGTCACTAACTATCAAGctagtgtaaccggtgtgaaatggctagcttgttagcggggtgtgcgctaatagcatttcaatcagtgacgtcactcgctctgagaccttgaagtagttgtttcccttgcagattttgtggagcgataggtaacgatgcttcaagggtgactgttgtcgatgtgtacagagggtccctggttcgaggccaggtaggggtgaggagagggacggaagcaaaactgttacattgatgctgttgacccgtaTCACTGGTTGCTGCAGAAAAGGAGGAAGTCAAAAGGGGAGTGAATGTaactggtgtgaaatggctagctagttagcggggtgcgtgctTATGGTGTGTCAATCagtgacatcactcgctctgagaccttgaagtagtcgtttcccttgctctgcaagggctgtagcttttgtggagtgatgggtaacgatgcttcaagggtgactgttgtctatgtgtgcagaggatccctggttcgagcctaggtaggggtgaggagagggacggaagctatactgttacactaacaAGTACACAGTGTCGTCCCAGCCTCCCGCCTGCTGTGCTAGCGGGAGGCGGGACTATCGCTAGAGTGTCCTTCGGCCGTGCCTGTCGGCAATGGTTTTCTCCGGTATGCAGCAGGCGGGAGGCGGGGGCAACCCtgtgtgctagctaactagcacacAGTGACACTAACTAGCAAGCTAGATAGTTAGCTACCTAGCATGAGTGAGGTGGGGGCGACCGTAGTCCTTCATTCACACCTTTCATTCACTTTTTACCTGCAGTTTTTTTAATAACGGTGAGGGCAGGCAGGAgtgaaggacactgtctaccggtgtCACTCCTGGTAGCTAGCAAGGAGGTCTTCTGTAGGCAGGGGCGAAAACACTCAAAtacttttatttcccttttgaccCACATTCCAAAGTGTCACACAAGCATGATATGGCGCTCGAGGGGAGGGGGTGTTCATTAAATAACTAATGGAACGCTAGAGGGAGGAACGCCCCGATTTGCAAGATGCAGTTGTTTACTATTGGGGCTTGTGGGTGTTTACTATTGGGGCTTGTGGGTTTCTTACCAAGCAACTACCTCATGCTAAATTCCAGCGAGAGTTTGGACTTTTGTTTTTGTAATTGTACATTTACAGTTGTAAACTGAcggttgtttattttttattaaaattaTTGATAATGGGTATACTGTTGCCTCATGAGTTGTATGTGCGTGTTTACTGTGACTGTCACCCAGATATTGTTGACAACTGTCGCATTTTCGCTAAGCCATTCTCCTAActtgccacgttaattatcctaaccttctACATGAATTATCCTTACCTGCCACGTTATCTCTCTTAAACTGCTATGTAAACATTAAACTGACCCGCTGTGCACCTAGCTATGGCCGGGCCAACCAATAATAGACCGCTGATGTTACACCCGTCGCTGTTCATCCACCCACGGAAGTTTTAAACCCATCGCTTGTGAGCCACCCACTTATTTTGCAACGCCTACTTTCAGACACATCGATACAACACCAGTGCACTGGTCGCAGATGTATCGTCTCGTGGTGTAGCCCAATCAGCGACGCAAAATGATAttgagtgacaaaaaaatctaccCAATTAGCTGATCCACTCCTTTCAACACACCCACTCACTGATACTAGAGACACCTTTGAGGAGATAGGAAACTCCATTGAGATCGTATTAACACCCATTGTGGACGTTGACTATGCGTCGTCAAAGGGCCTCGCGGTGCA includes the following:
- the LOC139570219 gene encoding putative protein PTGES3L isoform X1; translated protein: MAMLPKNLPRPEECQGAQTLWYDKKKYLAINFMVQNPKDVEVDIQDTYIVLSCKDVDDNNMYNHIYFYDKVIKFDSQVKIYDRSIHILIRKVKENVAWPRLQKDANLKPNWLAVDFENWRDWANEEDEGMAEYEQYAEMIQDLGSKKGEPPAMDDLDDLSD
- the LOC139570219 gene encoding putative protein PTGES3L isoform X2, encoding MAMLPKNLPRPEECQGAQTLWYDKKKYLAINFMVQNPKDVEVDIQDTYIVLSCKDVDDNNMYNHIYFYDKDSQVKIYDRSIHILIRKVKENVAWPRLQKDANLKPNWLAVDFENWRDWANEEDEGMAEYEQYAEMIQDLGSKKGEPPAMDDLDDLSD